A portion of the Rhodococcus pseudokoreensis genome contains these proteins:
- a CDS encoding aspartate aminotransferase family protein, with amino-acid sequence MTTTVSQELLPTGQPLDAARAEGERTYALDRAHVFHSWSAQEQITPMTILASEGSYVWDGAGNRMLDFSSQLVNTNIGHQHPKVVAAIQDQAAKLCTIAPQYANDARSEAARLIAERTPGDLNKVFFTNGGADANEHAVRMARLHTGRYKVLSRYRSYHGGTDTAINLTGDPRRWPNDYGNSGVVHFHGPFLYRSQFHSENEQQETERALEHLDQLIRLEGPNSIAAIVLESVPGTAGIMVPPPGYMAGVREICDRYGIVFIADEVMSGFGRTGKWFAIDHFGVVPDLITFAKGVNSGYVPLGGVAISEKIAATFANRPYPGGLTYSGHPLATAAAVATITAMEDERIVENAARIGSEILGPGLRGLADRHPSIGEVRGLGVFWAIELVADRATKEPLAPYGASSPAMNEVIAACKASGLLPFANFNRIHAVPPCTVTEAEVREGLAILDSVLDIADAHRNS; translated from the coding sequence ATGACGACGACAGTCTCCCAGGAACTCCTGCCCACCGGTCAGCCCCTCGACGCGGCCCGTGCCGAGGGTGAGCGCACCTACGCGCTCGACCGCGCGCACGTGTTCCACTCGTGGTCCGCGCAGGAGCAGATCACACCGATGACGATCCTCGCGTCCGAGGGTTCATACGTGTGGGACGGTGCCGGGAACCGCATGCTGGACTTCTCGTCCCAGCTGGTCAACACGAACATCGGGCACCAGCACCCCAAAGTCGTTGCCGCCATTCAGGACCAGGCCGCGAAGCTGTGCACCATCGCACCTCAGTACGCGAACGACGCCCGCTCCGAGGCCGCGCGGCTGATCGCCGAACGGACGCCGGGCGATCTGAACAAGGTGTTCTTCACCAACGGTGGCGCCGACGCCAACGAGCACGCCGTGCGGATGGCCCGCCTGCACACCGGCCGGTACAAGGTGCTCTCCCGCTACCGCTCGTACCACGGTGGCACGGACACCGCGATCAACCTCACCGGAGATCCGCGCCGCTGGCCCAACGACTACGGCAACAGCGGAGTTGTCCACTTCCACGGACCGTTCCTGTACCGCTCGCAGTTCCACTCGGAGAACGAGCAGCAGGAAACCGAGCGCGCGCTCGAGCACCTCGATCAGTTGATCCGTCTCGAGGGGCCGAACTCGATCGCGGCGATCGTGCTCGAATCGGTTCCCGGAACCGCGGGGATCATGGTGCCCCCGCCCGGCTACATGGCGGGCGTCCGCGAGATCTGCGACCGCTACGGCATCGTGTTCATCGCCGACGAGGTGATGTCGGGGTTCGGCCGGACCGGAAAGTGGTTCGCGATCGACCATTTCGGCGTCGTACCCGACCTGATCACGTTCGCGAAGGGCGTCAACTCCGGTTACGTTCCGCTCGGCGGTGTCGCGATCAGCGAGAAGATCGCGGCGACGTTCGCGAACCGGCCGTATCCGGGCGGACTCACCTACTCGGGACATCCGCTGGCCACGGCCGCCGCGGTCGCGACGATCACTGCGATGGAGGACGAGCGGATCGTCGAGAACGCGGCCCGGATCGGTAGCGAGATTCTCGGTCCCGGACTGCGTGGCCTCGCCGACCGGCACCCGTCGATCGGTGAAGTCCGCGGGCTCGGCGTGTTCTGGGCGATCGAACTCGTCGCCGACCGTGCCACGAAGGAACCGCTCGCCCCGTACGGTGCGTCCAGTCCGGCGATGAACGAGGTGATCGCGGCGTGCAAGGCAAGTGGACTGCTGCCCTTCGCCAACTTCAACCGCATTCACGCGGTGCCGCCGTGCACCGTCACCGAGGCCGAGGTCCGTGAGGGTCTTGCGATCCTCGACTCGGTTCTCGACATCGCGGACGCACACCGCAACTCCTGA
- a CDS encoding gamma-aminobutyraldehyde dehydrogenase, with protein MTVSVPFPPSTSLDLPPTVPGCWISGCPAEGSGAVHRIIDPATGTPVTTLTLATAGDVDAAVRSARAAFPSWSGAAPAERAAVLTTLARALERDAELFAREEVAQTGKAIRLAREFDVPGSIDNIDFFAGASRNLEGKASAEYSPNHTSSIRREAVGVVGSITPWNYPLQMAVWKVIPALAAGCTVVLKPSELTPLTTLRLARLATESGLPDGVFNVVTGTGAEVGAALAGHRGIDVLTFTGSTAVGRTVMAQASTNGTRVQLELGGKAPFVVFEDADLEAAVHGAVAASLINGGQDCTAATRAIVADSLYDDFVAGVAALMERVVVGDPYDPDTDLGSLITLAHRDRVDGMVQRARAAGFRIVTGGSAPDLPGAFYLPTLIADVTEDAEVYRDEVFGPVLTVSRHSGDDDAIRRANDTDYGLAASAWTKNLYRAQRASREIDAGCVWINDHIPIISEMPHGGVGASGFGKDMSTYSFEEYLTVKHVMSDITGVSRKAWHRTVFGAAQ; from the coding sequence ATGACCGTCTCGGTCCCTTTTCCGCCGTCCACCTCGCTCGACCTGCCGCCCACCGTGCCCGGCTGCTGGATCTCCGGATGCCCGGCCGAGGGCTCGGGTGCCGTCCACCGGATCATCGATCCGGCGACGGGCACCCCCGTCACGACGCTGACCCTCGCGACCGCGGGGGACGTCGACGCCGCCGTCCGGTCGGCGCGTGCCGCCTTCCCCAGCTGGTCGGGTGCCGCCCCGGCCGAGCGAGCGGCAGTCCTCACCACCCTTGCCCGTGCACTCGAGCGCGACGCGGAACTGTTTGCCCGCGAAGAAGTCGCGCAGACCGGCAAGGCGATCCGGCTCGCTCGCGAGTTCGACGTCCCGGGCAGCATCGACAACATCGACTTCTTCGCCGGAGCCTCCCGCAATCTCGAGGGCAAGGCCTCGGCGGAGTACTCCCCCAATCACACATCGAGCATCCGGCGTGAGGCCGTCGGGGTCGTCGGGTCGATCACGCCGTGGAACTATCCGCTGCAGATGGCGGTGTGGAAGGTGATCCCGGCACTGGCCGCCGGGTGCACGGTCGTCCTCAAACCGAGCGAGCTCACTCCCCTCACGACGCTGCGTCTCGCCCGGCTGGCCACCGAATCCGGGCTGCCCGACGGCGTGTTCAACGTGGTGACGGGCACCGGCGCCGAGGTGGGCGCCGCGCTCGCCGGACACCGCGGAATCGACGTGCTGACCTTCACCGGGTCGACCGCCGTGGGCCGCACGGTGATGGCGCAGGCGTCCACGAACGGCACCCGCGTGCAGCTCGAGCTGGGCGGCAAGGCCCCGTTCGTCGTGTTCGAGGACGCCGATCTCGAGGCGGCCGTGCACGGCGCGGTGGCGGCGTCGCTGATCAACGGCGGCCAGGACTGCACCGCGGCGACCCGCGCGATCGTGGCGGACTCGCTGTACGACGACTTCGTCGCCGGTGTGGCCGCACTGATGGAGCGGGTGGTGGTGGGCGATCCCTACGACCCGGACACCGACCTCGGATCGCTGATCACGCTCGCGCATCGCGACCGGGTCGACGGCATGGTGCAGCGCGCCCGCGCCGCCGGCTTCCGGATCGTGACGGGCGGATCCGCCCCCGACCTGCCCGGAGCGTTCTATCTCCCCACCCTGATCGCCGACGTCACCGAAGACGCGGAGGTGTATCGCGACGAGGTGTTCGGACCGGTGCTCACCGTGAGCCGCCATTCAGGCGACGACGACGCGATCCGCCGCGCCAACGACACCGACTACGGTCTCGCCGCGTCGGCATGGACGAAAAACCTGTACCGCGCGCAGCGCGCATCACGGGAGATCGACGCGGGATGCGTGTGGATCAACGATCACATCCCGATCATCAGCGAGATGCCGCACGGCGGGGTCGGCGCGTCCGGCTTCGGCAAGGACATGTCGACGTACTCGTTCGAGGAGTACCTGACCGTCAAGCACGTCATGAGCGACATCACCGGTGTGTCACGGAAAGCGTGGCACCGCACGGTGTTCGGCGCGGCGCAGTAG
- a CDS encoding Lrp/AsnC family transcriptional regulator: protein MSQHTLDELDRAILRQLEDDGRRAFREIARNLGSSEATVRARVKRLQDLNILRIVAFADPERLGDSQLALVFLTVDPARHQAVVDTLTEMPEITYVSTLLGRSDICAEVGSANNAELWAFLNQHVSAIEGVRTTETISICKVHKLRYGTPSKE from the coding sequence ATGTCTCAGCACACTCTGGACGAACTGGACCGCGCGATCCTGCGGCAACTCGAGGACGACGGGCGGCGGGCGTTCCGGGAAATCGCCCGCAACCTGGGCTCGTCCGAGGCGACGGTACGGGCCCGCGTGAAGCGTCTGCAGGACCTGAACATCCTGCGCATCGTCGCGTTCGCCGATCCCGAACGGCTCGGCGACTCCCAACTGGCTCTCGTGTTCCTGACCGTCGACCCAGCCAGGCACCAGGCCGTCGTGGACACGCTGACCGAGATGCCCGAGATCACGTACGTCTCGACGCTGCTGGGGCGGAGCGACATCTGCGCCGAGGTCGGCAGCGCCAACAACGCCGAACTGTGGGCCTTTCTCAATCAGCACGTCAGCGCCATCGAGGGCGTGCGCACCACGGAGACCATCTCGATCTGCAAAGTGCACAAGTTGCGGTACGGCACGCCCTCGAAGGAGTAG
- a CDS encoding NAD-glutamate dehydrogenase domain-containing protein: MSSITSTLAPSLPEGYVEERDRPPVPDVAILDRLTADAFDLHVDTAGTGENPQFRVTLYSGGSTVSLERVLRLLGSLDLEVDDQRTSVFRRADGLVCRLYDFRVSAGPLVASAMAAGSVEPEAVVETFRAMWSGRAEADRFNVLVLAAGLDWREVVLVRAYARFLRQSALPYDQGRIEAVLLSRPEFASALVGLFHAHFDPRGHSTDDVETRRATVESLLEEVEGLDADRILRAYVNLVSATTRTNFYRDGALGPARPQLSLKFRSGEIDELPRPRPFYEVFVYSPDMEGVHLRYGPVSRGGLRWSDRPDDYRTEILGLVKAQAVKNAVIVPAGAKGGFVVRNPSSTGLDCYRQFISGLLDVTDNRSDTAESVHPDRVVCRDGDDPYLVVAADKGTATFSDAANEVARKYDFWLGDAFASGGSVGYDHKKMGITAKGAWVSVTRHLAELGIDVDGDPFTVAGIGDMSGDVFGNAMLATSGIGLVAAFDHRHIFVDPAPGREQAWQERRRLFELPRSSWADYDRALISEGGGVWSRESKSIPVSSQMRVALGLAPSVTTLTPPEMIRAILAAPVDLLFNGGVGTYVKASSESHTDAGDKANDNVRIDAGRLRARAVAEGGNLGLTALARIEFARTGGRVNTDALDNSAGVDCSDHEVNIKILLDSLPVDRRLDPVRRSDLLGTLTDDVSELVLANNRAQNRVLGDARSNAHRMVDVHARMVNDLVDKRGLDRELEALPTADGFTELSEAGLGLTSPELATVLAHAKLDLKAELEDSDVFTDGYFSGRLGGYFPAALRSVLPVDAHPLRQEILATEIVNDIFARGGLTYAHRLREETGVGPADVVRAFVITSEVFGLAELWSDIAAAKLPPATEYELVVEARRLLDRASRWFLANRRQPLSVDAEIDDFRRAVHTHSGDVGGWLRGAEALAMEESRRIYDEAGVETSIARRIADGLYRFSLLDIADVARELDHDVAEVAPLYFALSDHLGVDRWLIKVSALPRGERWHTLARVALRDDLYRSVRLLTRDVLSSGEPGDSADSRILLWESTNRARIERARRTLGEIDAASTHDLASLSVAARHVRSMADGH, from the coding sequence ATGAGCTCGATTACGTCCACGCTCGCCCCGTCCTTGCCGGAAGGCTATGTCGAAGAACGGGATCGGCCGCCGGTTCCCGACGTCGCCATCCTCGACCGATTGACCGCTGACGCCTTCGACCTGCACGTCGACACCGCCGGAACCGGTGAGAATCCGCAGTTCCGGGTCACGCTCTACAGTGGCGGCTCGACCGTGTCGCTCGAGCGGGTGCTCCGCCTTCTCGGAAGTCTCGACCTCGAGGTCGACGACCAGCGGACGTCCGTATTCCGCCGCGCCGACGGTCTGGTGTGCCGGCTCTACGACTTCCGGGTGTCCGCGGGACCGCTCGTCGCGTCCGCGATGGCCGCGGGGTCCGTCGAACCCGAGGCCGTCGTGGAGACGTTTCGGGCGATGTGGTCGGGCCGGGCGGAGGCGGATCGGTTCAACGTGCTGGTGCTGGCCGCCGGCCTGGACTGGCGGGAGGTCGTGCTCGTGCGCGCCTACGCACGCTTTCTGCGGCAGAGTGCTCTGCCCTACGACCAGGGCCGGATCGAGGCGGTGCTGCTGTCGCGCCCGGAGTTCGCGTCTGCGCTCGTGGGTCTGTTCCACGCGCACTTCGATCCGCGCGGGCATTCCACCGACGACGTCGAAACCCGCCGAGCCACGGTCGAATCACTGCTCGAGGAGGTCGAGGGCCTCGACGCCGACCGGATCCTGCGCGCGTACGTGAATCTCGTCTCGGCGACGACCCGCACCAACTTCTATCGAGACGGAGCGCTCGGTCCGGCGCGGCCCCAGCTGTCGCTGAAATTCCGCTCCGGCGAGATCGACGAGCTTCCGCGGCCGCGGCCGTTCTACGAGGTCTTCGTGTATTCACCGGACATGGAGGGTGTGCACCTGCGATACGGACCCGTCTCGCGCGGTGGCCTCCGCTGGTCCGACCGACCCGACGACTACCGCACCGAGATCCTCGGACTCGTCAAGGCGCAGGCGGTGAAGAACGCCGTGATCGTGCCCGCGGGCGCCAAGGGCGGTTTCGTCGTGCGCAATCCGTCGTCCACCGGCCTGGACTGCTACCGGCAGTTCATCTCCGGTTTGCTCGACGTCACCGACAACCGTTCGGACACAGCCGAATCGGTGCACCCGGACCGCGTCGTCTGCCGCGACGGCGACGACCCCTACCTGGTGGTGGCGGCGGACAAGGGCACGGCCACGTTCTCCGATGCCGCCAACGAGGTGGCCCGGAAATACGACTTCTGGCTCGGGGACGCGTTCGCGTCCGGCGGTTCGGTCGGCTACGACCACAAGAAGATGGGCATCACCGCGAAGGGCGCCTGGGTGAGCGTCACCCGGCATCTGGCCGAACTCGGAATCGACGTCGACGGTGACCCGTTCACGGTGGCGGGGATCGGTGACATGAGTGGCGACGTGTTCGGAAACGCCATGCTGGCGACGTCGGGCATCGGCCTGGTCGCCGCGTTCGACCACCGGCACATCTTCGTCGATCCCGCTCCCGGCCGCGAGCAGGCCTGGCAGGAACGCCGCCGGTTGTTCGAGCTGCCGAGGTCGTCGTGGGCCGACTACGACCGGGCCCTCATCAGTGAGGGCGGGGGTGTGTGGTCGCGGGAGAGCAAGTCGATTCCGGTGAGCAGCCAGATGCGGGTTGCGCTCGGACTGGCGCCGTCGGTGACGACGTTGACGCCGCCGGAGATGATCCGCGCCATCCTCGCCGCCCCGGTGGATCTGCTGTTCAACGGCGGCGTCGGGACGTACGTCAAGGCCTCGTCGGAGTCGCACACGGACGCGGGCGACAAGGCGAACGACAACGTCCGGATCGACGCCGGCCGGCTGCGTGCACGGGCCGTCGCCGAGGGCGGCAACCTGGGCCTGACCGCACTCGCCCGCATCGAATTCGCCCGCACGGGTGGACGCGTCAACACGGACGCACTGGACAACTCGGCCGGCGTGGACTGCTCGGACCACGAGGTGAACATCAAGATCCTGCTCGACTCGCTGCCGGTCGACCGGCGGCTCGACCCGGTCCGGCGCTCGGACCTGCTCGGGACGCTCACCGACGACGTGTCGGAACTCGTCCTCGCGAACAATCGAGCACAGAACCGGGTTCTCGGCGACGCCCGGTCGAACGCCCACCGGATGGTGGACGTGCACGCACGGATGGTGAACGATCTGGTCGACAAACGCGGTCTGGACCGCGAACTGGAGGCGCTGCCGACCGCCGACGGCTTCACCGAACTGTCGGAGGCGGGGCTTGGGCTGACCTCACCGGAACTCGCGACGGTCCTCGCGCACGCCAAGCTGGATCTGAAAGCGGAACTGGAGGATTCGGACGTCTTCACCGACGGGTACTTCTCCGGACGGCTCGGCGGGTATTTCCCGGCCGCATTGCGCTCCGTCCTCCCCGTCGACGCGCACCCCCTCCGCCAGGAAATCCTGGCCACCGAGATCGTGAACGACATCTTCGCCCGCGGCGGGCTCACCTACGCGCACCGGTTGCGCGAAGAGACCGGGGTCGGGCCCGCGGATGTGGTGCGCGCGTTCGTCATCACGTCGGAAGTGTTCGGGCTCGCGGAACTCTGGTCCGACATCGCCGCGGCGAAATTGCCGCCGGCGACGGAGTACGAATTGGTCGTCGAGGCCCGCAGGTTGCTCGACCGGGCGTCGCGGTGGTTCCTCGCCAACCGGCGTCAGCCGCTGTCGGTGGACGCCGAGATCGACGACTTCCGGCGCGCCGTCCACACGCATTCCGGTGACGTCGGCGGATGGTTGCGCGGCGCGGAGGCGCTGGCGATGGAGGAGTCGCGGCGCATTTACGACGAGGCGGGCGTCGAGACGTCCATCGCCCGTCGTATCGCGGACGGTCTCTACCGGTTCAGCCTGCTCGACATCGCCGACGTCGCCCGCGAACTGGACCACGACGTCGCGGAGGTGGCGCCGCTCTATTTCGCGCTTTCCGATCACCTCGGTGTGGATCGGTGGCTGATCAAGGTGTCGGCGCTTCCGCGGGGTGAACGGTGGCACACGCTCGCCCGGGTGGCGCTGCGTGACGACCTGTACCGCTCCGTCCGGCTCCTGACCCGCGACGTGTTGTCTTCGGGCGAACCCGGGGATTCGGCGGACTCCCGGATTCTGCTGTGGGAGAGCACGAATCGGGCGCGGATCGAGCGTGCTCGACGGACGCTGGGCGAGATCGACGCCGCGTCCACCCACGACCTCGCGTCGCTGTCGGTCGCGGCGCGCCACGTGCGGTCCATGGCGGACGGGCACTGA
- a CDS encoding APC family permease, with the protein MSLHDSFADDHTYEKNLRWWDGFTISLSIPAALFVGMGYAIGLIGAWTTLVLLGAVAVLACLQNFIYSEMASMFVDKVGGISMYAHQGWRTRSTLVGPLATYGYWFSWSSSLAIYGLQIGKLVQAEWFPEQTWTFSTGLATIGLPHVIALGVLFMGWGLNVLGMRPAMWLMYATGALVLVPIVVFAAAPLLSDSWSMSNLHWDIAASGEAGWRTAIAWMFVLAWSVYGIEAVASFVPEFRDTIRDSRIALRLAGFFVIAVYILVPFGVGGLVDQADVAENPVSFYLTVFESLFPGGDIVMAICLIAGLVLLMVMTTADGGRVLHGSAREGLTVKQLGELNRFKVPGRAMSLDLLVNVVLILFVGEALAVIVAGIVGYLICHILSLTGFLNLRRDEPDAHRPIKLGKQWVYIAGVLVVVDTIMVVVGALSASITGYGSTKELIVGVFVLSLSIVLYAYRRVVQDGQPWVWKEPASAVEADFVPDDEDDAPTADPARTL; encoded by the coding sequence GTGAGCTTGCACGATTCCTTCGCCGACGACCACACCTATGAGAAGAACCTGCGGTGGTGGGACGGCTTCACCATCAGCCTCTCCATCCCGGCCGCACTGTTCGTCGGCATGGGCTACGCAATCGGCCTGATCGGCGCCTGGACGACGCTCGTCCTCCTCGGCGCCGTCGCCGTCCTGGCGTGCCTGCAGAATTTCATCTACTCCGAGATGGCCAGCATGTTCGTCGACAAGGTCGGCGGCATCTCCATGTACGCCCATCAGGGCTGGCGGACCCGCTCGACCCTCGTCGGTCCGCTCGCGACGTACGGCTACTGGTTCTCGTGGTCCAGTTCGCTGGCCATCTACGGCCTGCAGATCGGGAAACTGGTCCAGGCCGAGTGGTTCCCCGAACAGACGTGGACGTTCTCCACGGGCCTGGCCACCATCGGACTACCCCACGTCATCGCGCTGGGCGTGCTGTTCATGGGCTGGGGACTGAACGTCCTCGGGATGCGTCCCGCGATGTGGCTGATGTACGCGACCGGCGCCCTCGTCCTCGTCCCGATCGTCGTCTTCGCTGCCGCTCCGCTCCTGTCCGACAGCTGGTCGATGAGCAACCTGCACTGGGACATCGCCGCCAGCGGTGAAGCGGGCTGGCGCACCGCGATCGCCTGGATGTTCGTCCTCGCCTGGTCGGTCTACGGCATCGAGGCGGTCGCTTCATTCGTGCCGGAGTTCCGCGACACCATCCGGGACAGCCGAATTGCATTGCGACTGGCCGGTTTCTTCGTCATCGCCGTCTACATCCTCGTCCCGTTCGGCGTCGGCGGACTCGTCGACCAGGCGGACGTCGCCGAGAACCCCGTCTCCTTCTACCTGACCGTGTTCGAGAGCCTGTTCCCCGGCGGCGACATCGTGATGGCGATCTGCCTCATCGCCGGCCTCGTCCTCTTGATGGTGATGACCACCGCCGACGGCGGACGCGTCCTCCACGGCAGCGCCCGGGAGGGGCTCACCGTCAAGCAACTCGGTGAGCTCAACCGCTTCAAGGTTCCGGGACGCGCGATGTCGCTGGATCTGCTCGTCAACGTCGTCCTGATCCTGTTCGTCGGCGAGGCCCTCGCCGTCATCGTCGCCGGCATCGTCGGCTACCTCATCTGCCACATCCTGTCGCTGACCGGCTTCCTCAACCTGCGCCGCGACGAACCGGACGCCCATCGCCCCATCAAGCTCGGCAAGCAGTGGGTGTACATCGCCGGTGTCCTCGTGGTCGTCGACACGATCATGGTCGTCGTCGGCGCTCTCAGTGCCTCCATCACCGGCTACGGCAGTACGAAGGAACTGATCGTCGGAGTCTTCGTCCTGTCACTGTCGATCGTGCTGTACGCCTACCGGCGCGTCGTGCAGGACGGTCAGCCGTGGGTCTGGAAGGAACCGGCGTCCGCCGTCGAGGCCGATTTCGTGCCCGACGACGAGGACGACGCCCCCACCGCCGATCCGGCACGCACCCTGTAA